The genomic stretch GTGCTGCACGCCCGGTTCAGCGACCGTGCGTTCCGGGCGATCGTCTACGTTCTGGCGCTGCTGGCCGGGCTGCTCCTGCTGGCCAGGTCGGGCCGTCCGACAGCCCCGCCGGCCCCGTCGGAGGCTCCCCCGGGGCAGGCGTCCGCCGTGGAGGTCGGCGACCCGTTCGACCGAGGCCTGGACGCCTACCGTCGCGCCGACTGGCCGGCGGCCGCAGAGGCGTTCCGGCAGGCGGCGCGCGCGGCCGGCGCACGCCGGGACCCGGCCCTGCTGAACCTGGGGCTGGCCCTCTATCGGGCGGGGCGCCTGGCGGCGGCCGAGGATGTCTTCGGCGGGCTGGGGCAGGCGCCGGACCCGCTGGTGGGCGCGGCCGCTCTGCTGAACGCCGGGAACTGCGCCTACCGCACGGCCCGCTGGGACGAGGCGATGGGCCGGTATGCCCGGGCGGTCGGCGTCTGTGCGGGCGTGTGCGCGCCCGGGCAGCAGCAGGCAGGGCTGCGCGAGGTGCGGGCCCGGGCGGAGCACAACCTGGCCCTCGCGCGCCGACGGGTCACCCATCCTCCTCTGCCCGGACCGGCGGGGGGGACCCCGCAGGCGCACACGGGCCGGGGGGAGGGGGCGGCGCTGCCGGGCGCGGAGGGGGGGCGCGACGTGCGGGACGTCCTGACGGGGTCCGCGGCGGGCTCGGAGCCGGACGGGGCGGAGGGGACGCGGGACCTGAGCGCCGTTCTGGCGGCCGTGGCGCGCCGCGACACGGGGCCGGTGCTGGCCCGCTCGCAGCCGCCGGCCGTGGGCGGCCGGCGCTGGTAGCGCCGCCGGGCGCTCCTCAGCCTTCCAGTGTGCCCCGGGGGCCGGTTGCGAACTGGAACCCGGCGGCGGCCAGCAGCATGACGAGCAGCGCAAGGCCGAGCATGTCCGGATTCTCGGTGAGCCACCCGAAGAACGTGTGCAGGAAGGCGACCTCGTCGCTCAGCAGGTGCGAAAGCAGGCCGAGGACGGCCAGGAGGGCACAGGAGCCGAGCAGTGCGGTGGAGATGATGGCCAGCGGCCGCACCTCGACCATGGCGGCGAATCCCATGAGGAACCCCACGGCGAACAGCACCAGCGCCAGGGTCTGATGCTGGGCGAAGACCTTATGGGTGAAGAAGATGGCCGAGAGCATGAGGAAGGGGGACATGACCACCAGGAAGGCGGCGATGGGCCGGGCGCGCAGGGCGGAGAAGAGGTAGGCGGCCACCCCCAGGCCGGCGCCCACGGCCAGTAGCGTCAGGCGGAACCACGCGGGCCGCGTCTCCCCGGCATACAGGGTCTCGATCAGGCAGAAGGCGATGACCACCCCCGTGGCGAGTCCGAGCACGGGCGCGAACGGGATCAGCAGGGACTTGACGAGCGTCCAGCCGAAGAACATGCACAGGAGGCCCAGAAACGCGCCGATCGCGACCATCAGCCACGCCGTCGTGCGCCGTTCGGTGAACGCCTCCAGGCGGTCGTCGACCTGTGTGGCGAAGCTCCGGACCTTCGTCTCGGCCTTCTGGGCGAGCACCTCGGCCTTTGAGGGGGGGGCCTGTTCCGTCGGCTGGGCACCGGCCGGGCCGGGGTCCGCGCCTGCGGCCAGGGCCGGGCGAACGAACGCGAAGGCCGCCAGTGCGACCACGGCGGCGGCGACCAGGGGGTGTTTCATGGCATAGGGCCTCTGGGAGGACACCGGGCTCCGGGGCGGCGCCGGGCGCTACGGCGGCGCCGGGCGCTACGGCGCCCCTTCCTTCTCAAGCTCTGCCCGCTTGCGCGCGATCAGTTCGTCCAGCGCCCTGGAGAAGTAGTCGTGTTCTTCGCCGACCTTCTTGCCGGCCCTCTGCTGGTAGGTCTTGCGCGCCCGTTCGAGGGGATCGCGCAGGAGTTCCTCGAAGGAGTCCTGCAGGATGCCCTCGCGCACGGCATCCGCGTGGTAGGCCTCGAGGTCCGCCACGAGCACGCGGGCGATCCGCCAGGCGTTCTGGTGGGCGGGGTCGGCGCTGACTTCGGGGGCGCCGTCCGTCTCGTCCAGACCCGCCCCGGCAGAAGCGGGCACCGTTGCGTCGTCATCCTCGTCCGGCGCTGCGGCCCGGGCCACGCCATCGGCGATCGCCCCTTCCACGAGGGCGTGCAGGCGATCGATACGGCGCCCGAGCGTCTCGACCACCTTGGCGATGTCCTTGGCCTGCTGGTTGAGCGCCGCGACGAGCCGCCCCTGCGTCTCCTGGATCTGGCCGAGGAACTCGCCGAGTCTGCGCAGGCGGTCCGCCGCCTCCCGCATCGAGCCCTCCAGGCCCTCGCTGCTGTCGACGTACTCGACCGTGAGCACGGTGGCGGGCACGCGGGCGATGCCCTGTTCGGGGGGGAGGGGGGTCGAGTCGGTCTCGTCCTCCTTCCTAAGGAAGAGCTTCTTGACGAAACGGCCGGTTGCGGCGCCCGGCGGGGTCTGTTCGTCCACCGGTGTCGGCTGCACCTTGTTGTCGGCCATCGCTACCCTCTGTGCTCAAGCCCCGGTGTCACCAAAGAGGAGTAAAAGTGCCCGTGCGCCATGGTACAGAACACCCGCTGAAAAGGCAAGCGGTTTTTGAAGATCGTTCGCCGGGGGCGAGGCGACCGGGGTCGCGGGGTCTGCGTCCCCCGGCAGCCGCCGGCCCGGCGGGAGGCCGGCGGGCGGCCCCCGGGCGGGCGACGGCGGCGGGGGTGGGCCGGCAGGGGTGCCGCAAGTCCTTCCCGCGTCGACACATGCGCAGACGGGCCTGCGGCTCGGTGCTCTGACCTTGACTTTTGGCGCCTGAGGCAGTATTTCATTGCGTGTGTATTGTCCGATCCAACTGAAGCCGGAAGCGGGGGAATGGCTCATTCAAGCAGCCTGAGTCTGCCGTTGCTGGAGAAGGCGCGTCAGTTCACCGATTCCGACGCGGTGAAAGAGGCCGGTCTGTACCCGTACTTCCGGCCCGTCTCGTCCGCGCAGGATACCGAGGTCGTGATGAACGGGCGCAAGGTCATCATGCTCGGGTCCAACAGCTACCTGGGTCTGACGACGCATCCGGAGGTCAAGGCGGCGGCACAGAAGGCGATCGAGGTCTACGGCACCGGCTGCGCCGGGTCGCGTTTCCTGAACGGGACGCTCGACATCCACCTGGAGTTGGAGGAGACGCTGGCACGGCTGGTCGGCAAGGAGGCCGCGATCCTCTACTCCACGGGCTTCCAGGCGAATCTGGGCGCCATCAGCACCCTGGTCGGCAAGGACGACTACGTCATCACCGACCGGGAGGACCACGCGAGCATCGTCGACGGATGCCGGCTGAGCTTCGGGACCTTCGTGCGGTTCAACCACAACGACATGGCCTCCCTGGAAGGGCGGCTGCAGGAGCTGCCGATCGAGGCCGGCAAGCTGATCGTTGTCGACGGCGTCTTCAGCATGACGGGCGACATCGCGGAGCTGACGTCGATCTGCGAGCTGGCCGAGCGCTACCAGGCCGGCGTCATGGTCGACGACGCACACGCCATGGGCGTTCTGGGGCCGCGGGGCGAGGGCACGGCGGCGCATTTCGGCCTGACCGACCGCGTGCAGATCATCATGGCCACGTTCAGCAAGTCCTTCGCCTCGCTGGGCGGGTTCATCGCCGCCGACCTGGAGACGATCGAGTACCTGAAGCACAAGTCGCGTCCGCTCATCTTCAGCGCCAGCATCTCCCCTCCGAATGCGGCGGCCACCCTGGCGGCCGTTCGCATCATGCTGCGCGAGCCGGAGCGCATCCGTCGCCTCTGGCGCAACACGCGCATGATGACCGAAGGGCTCCGCGCAGAGGGCTTCAACACGGGCAACTGCCAGACGCCCATCGTGCCCGTGCACGTCGGCGACATGCACACCTGCTTCCGGATGTGCAAGCGCCTGGACGAGGAGGGGGTGTTCGTCAACCCGGTCGTCGCGCCCGCCGTCGGGCCCAACGAAGCCCTGCTCCGCATCAGCCTGATGGCCACCCACAGCGAAGAGCAGATCCAGTTTGCGCTGGATAAGGTCAAGTTGGTGGGGCAGGAGCTGGGAGTCATCTGACCTCAACCCTCGCCTCCGGGATTGAGGGCCGGCCCATGGGAACAGCCGTCTGTGCCGTTACGTCCCGCGCGGACATGGGCCGGTTCATCCGCTATCCCCTGGCCCTCTATGCGGACGCCCCCCTGTTCGTCCCCCATCTTCTGAGCGAACGCAAGCGGTTCTTCGGGCCGTCCAACCCCCTGTTCGCGTTCACCGAGGTCTGCTACCTGCTCGCGCGCGACGATTCGGGCCGCCTGGTCGGCCGCACGTCCGCCCACGTCAACCGCCGGCATAACCAGTACTGGGACGACCGCACCGGGTTCTTCGGGTTCTTCGAGTGCGAGCGGGACGCCGGCGTCGCACGGGCGCTGCTGGCCGGGGCGGAGGACTGGCTGCGTGCCCGGGGCATGGACGCGGTACGGGGGCCCCTGAACTTCTCGACCAACGAGGAGTGCGGGTTCCTGGCAGAGGGTTTCGACCGGCCGCCGTCGTTCATGATGCCGTATACGAAGCCCTACTACCCGGACCTGATGGCCGAATGCGGCTATCGGGGGGCCATGGACCTGGTCGCCTACGAGTACGACCGCCAGGGGGCGATCCCCGAACGGGTGGCGCGCTACGCCGACCGGGCGGCCCGGGCCGGGGCCGTCGTCCGCCCCGTGGACATGCGTCGCTTCGAGGCCGACGTGCGGGCCGCCTTCACCGTCTACAACGACGCCTGGGCCCGCAACTGGGGCTTCGTGCCGATGTCGGAGCCGCAGTTCGCCCACATGGCCCGCGAGCTGAAGTCCATCGTTGAGCCGTCGTTTGCGTTGATCGCGGAAGTGGACGGGCGGCCCGTCGGTTTTCTTCTGGCCCTGCCCGACTATAACACCGTGCTGAAGAGAATGAACGGCCGTCTCTGGCCGCTCGGCATCTTTCGTTTTCTGCTGGCGCGCAGACGGATGCACCGGGTGCGCGTGCTGACGATGGGCGTTGTCCCCGAACTCCGCCGGCGCGGCATCGAGATGGCGCTCATATACCAGATGTTCAGGAACGGCTACGAGCGCGGCTACGACGAGGGCGAGTTCTCGTGGGTCCTCGAGGACAACGTGCTGATGAGGCGCGTTCTGGAACGTTTCGGCGCCCGGGCCACCAAGACCTACCGCATCTTCGAGAAGGCCCTATGAAGGTCCTCCTGACCGGTGCGAACGGCTTCGTCGGCAGTCACGTGCTCGACGGCCTTCTGGCGGCCGGGCACGACGCCCGCCTGCTGCTGCGAGAGACGTCGAACACACGGTTCATCGCCGACCACCTGGCGCGCACGGAGGTTCGCTACGGGTCCCTGGACGCGCCGGAGCCCCTCCGAGGCGCCGTCGCCGGCGTCGACGCCGTGATCCACTGCGCGGGCGTGACGAAGGCCGCGCGTCGCGCCGCATACCACGCGGCCAACGCCGCCGGTGCGCTCCACGTGGCCGAGGCGTGCAACGCCTCCGAGGCGACCGTGCGGCGGCTCGTGCTCATCTCCAGCCTGGCCGCCACCGGGCCGGGCACGGTCGAGGCGCCCGCCCGCGCGGACGGCCCGGCCCGCCCCGTCTCCGAGTACGGACGAAGCAAGCTGGAGGGCGAGCGGCACGTGCGCGAACGCTGCCGCGTGCCGTGGACCATCCTGCGGCCCGCGGCCGTGTACGGGCCGAGGGATCGGGACTTCCTGCTGGTATTCCGCGGCGTCCGGGGTCGGTTGGTGCCGGTCTTCGGCGGTTCGAAGCCGCTCAGCCTCGTCTACGTGGAGGACCTGGCGGACTGCGTTCTGCGGGCACTCGACGCCGAGCACGGCGCCGGGGGCACGTATCACGTCGCGCACCCCGATCCCGTCACGCAGCGTGCGTTCATGCGGGCCATCGAGGCGGCCGTGGGCGCCCGTCCCGTGCACGTACGGGTGCCGGGCCTGGCCGTTACCGCCGCGTGCGCCGCCCGGGGGGCCTGGGCACGCCTGAGCGGCCGGCCGGGCATACTGAGCATGGACAAGGCGGCGGAACTGCGCGCGCCCGGATGGGTCTGCGACACGGCGGACGCGGCGCGCGATCTGGGCTTTGAGGCGTCCACCCGGCTTGCGGACGGGTTGGGCCGCACGGCCGAATGGTACGCGGAGGCGGGCTGGCTGCGGCATGGATGAACACAAGGGCGGGTACCGGCTTGTCGATTGGCTCACGCAGGGCTACCTGGCGGTCGTGGCCGCGGGGATCGTGTTGTTCGGGCCCGGGCGGCTGGCGCACTGGCCGCTCTACCTCCTGGCACACGCCGTCGCCATGGCCCTGGTGCACGGCCTGATCCGCCGGGCGGAGGGGGACGGCCGGCCGGCCGTGCGGTTCGTGCGCGCCTTCTACCCGTTCCTGCTCTACTCCTTCTTTTACTCCGAGACCCACCTGCTGGACGATCTGATCGTCACGCGGCATCTGGACGGGGCGTTCATCGACATGGACCAGCGGCTGTTCGGCCGCCAGCTCTGCCGGGCGATGATGGCGGCGCATCCGCAGGCGTGGGTGGCCGAACTGCTCTACTTCGCCTACTTCTCCTACTACGTCATGGTCTTCGGCGTCGGGCTGGCCCTCTACCGGCTCCGACCCCGCCGGCACTTCCGGCGGTATGTCACGGTGCTCAGCGTCGTGTTCTACGTCTGCTACCTCACCTACATCGTCCTTCCCGTGATGGGCCCGCACGGGACGCACGTCGGGGTGGTCTTCTCCGGCACGCTGGCGTCGGTCGGTCCGCTGACGGCTCCCCCGTCCGTCCGGTCGGCGGTGTTCTATCGGATCATGGTTCGCCTCTACGACCTGGTGGAGCCGGAGGGCGGCGCCGCCTTCCCGAGCAGCCACGTGGCCGTGGCGCTGACGACGCTCTGGTTCACCTGGACCCACTTCCGGAAGGTGCGGCTCGCGCACCTGGTGCTCGTCATACTGCTGTGCATCTCGACCGTCTACTGCGGCTACCACTACGCCGTGGACGTCCTGGGCGGGATCGTCACGGCCGCCCTGTTGGCGCCGGCGGGGCTCTGGATGGTCCGCAGGGCGGAGGCGCGGCAGCGGGGCTCCGTACGCGAGGGCGTGCGCGTCCCGGCGGCGGCGGGGGCCGGCTGCGGCTCCTCGGACGCGTGACGGGGCAAAGGCCGTTCAGCCGGCCGCTGCGGCGACGGCGCGCGCCATGCCGCGGAAGATCAGGTCCGATACGTGCCGGGTCCCCGGCTCCGGCAGGGCGCCCAGCAGGAGCGGGGCATCCGTGCCCGTGCAGACCAGCGGCGCACAGTCGCATCCCGGAAGGTCCCTGTACCGGGCCGCCAGGGCGGTGACGCCGCCGGCACACGCCCAGTAGACGCCGCTTGCGACGGCGCTGTCCGTGTCGGTGCCGACGGCCGTGGCGGGGACCCGGGGCGTCACGCGCGGCAGCAGGGCGGTGCTTGCGTGCAGCGCCCGGGCGCCCAGGGCGAGCCCCGGCGCGATGGCGCCGCCGGCGAAGCGGCCTTCGGGGTCCACCAGGTCCACTGTGATCGCCGTGCCGGCCGAGACGACGATGCATGGGGCGCCGGCCTCCTCCCGGGCCGCCAGGGCCAGCAGAAGGCGGTCGACGCCCACCCGGCCGGGATGGCGCACGAGCGCCGTCAGGGGCACGGCAAGGTCGCGTCCGAAGAACTCCGGACGTGCCCGCGGCTCCAGGGCCGCCGCGATTGCGCCGTCGGCGGCCGGGCAGACGGACGCAACGAGGCAGCGCAGGCCGCAGGGCAGGTCCGGGGAGGCGAGGGCGGTGCGAAGGCGGTCCGGCAAGTCCTCTACAGGCCGAGTGGGTACCCGCAGGACCGGCCGGATCGCGTCTCGGGTGATCCAGGCCCCCTTGACGGACGTATTGCCGACGTCCAGGGCCAGGAGGCATTGTGTTCGGGTCGTCGGGGCCATGGCTGCCACCTCGGTGCAGGGGGTGAGTATACCAGACGCCGGGCGGGGGGGCGAGCCGTTTCGCGGACCGTCGGTGCCCGGGCGGGGAGGCCCGGTGCGGCCCGTTGGGGGGAGCGCGGCCGTGCTCGGCCGCTGTCCGTGTTTGTCCGTGTGCGTCCGTGTGCGTCCGTGTGCGTCCGTGTGTGTCCGTGCCGGGCCGCAGGGGGCGCTTTGAACCGGACTGGTCGGCTGCTATAATTGACGCCTCGGGGTCTCCGCAAGCATCCTCAGAGGCTGGAGCATCCAAGGGATGGAACAAGACCGTTACGTGCCGGCGCACGTGGAGGCGCATTGGCGGGAGTACTGGGACGGCGTGAGGCTGTTCCACTGCGATGACCGCAGTACGCGGCCGGGCTTCTACTGCCTGGTCATGTTTCCGTATCCCTCGGGGGCCCTGCACGTCGGGCACGGGCGGAACTACATCCTGGGCGACGTCGTGGCGCGCTACAAGCGGATGCGCGGGTTCAACGTGCTGCATCCGATGGGCTGGGACGCCTTCGGGCTGCCGGCGGAGAACGCGGCCATCAAGCGGGGGCTGCATCCGCGCATGTCGGTGGCCCGCAACGTGGAGATCATGAAGGCGCAGATTCGCGCGCTGGGCATCGGCTACGACTGGGACCGGGAGATCAACACCAGCGAGCCGGGCTACTACCGGTGGACGCAGTGGGTGTTCCTGCAGCTCTGGCAGCAGGGGCTGGCGTATCGGCGCGACGCGCCGGTGAACTGGTGCCCGAGCTGCCAGACCGGCCTGGCCAACGAGGAGGTCGTCAACGGCCTCTGCGAGCGGTGCGACACCGAGGTGGTCGAGAAGGACCTGCCGCAGTGGTTCTTCAAGATCACGGACTACGCGGACCGCCTGCTGAAGGACCTGGACCTGCTCGGTGCGTGGCCGGAGCGCGTGCGCCTGATGCAGGCGAACTGGATCGGTCGCAGCGAGGGCGCGCTGGTCTTCTTCAAGGTGGCGCACACGGGCGAGCCGATGCCGTGCTTCACGACGCGGCCGGACACGCTCTGGGGCGTCACGTTCATGAGCCTGGCCCCGGAGCATCCGGCGATCCCCGGCCTGGTGGCCGGAACGGACTACGAGGAGCCGGTGATGAGCTTCGTCTCCGAGGCCATCGAGCAGAATCAGGTGGCCCGCTCCTCGGACACGGTGGAGAAGCAGGGCGTCTTCACCGGCCGTCACGTGATCAACCCCGTCAACGGCGAGCGGGTGCCGCTGTGGGTGGCCAACTACGCGCTGATGGAGTACGGCACGGGGGCCGTCATGGCCGTGCCGGCGCACGACCAGCGCGACTTCGAGTTCGCGGTCAAGTATGACCTGCCCATCGTGCCCGTCATCCGTCCTGAGGACGCGGAACCGGACGCCGGGGAGATGGCCGAGGCCTACGTGGGGCCGGGCGTCATGGTCAACAGCGGTCCGTTCGACGGCACGCGCGTGCCCGAGCAGATGCACCGCGTGGTCGAGTACCTCGAAGCCAACGCGATGGGCGAGGCCGACGTGAACTACCGCCTGCGCGACTGGCTCATCAGCCGGCAGCGCTACTGGGGCGCCCCCATCCCGGTGGTGCACTGCCCGCAGTGCGGCATCGTGCCCGTGCCCGAGGACCAGTTGCCCGTGCTCCTGCCGGACGAGGTGGACTTCACGCCGCGCGGCAAGAGCCCGCTGGATTTCGTGGAGGATTTCGTCAAGACAACGTGTCCCGCCTGCGGGCGCGAGGCGCGCCGCGAGACCGACACGATCGCGCAGTGGCTCTGCTCCTGCTGGTACTTCCTGCGGTTCGTGTCCCCGCACGACGAGACGAGGCCGTTCGATCGGGACCTGGCGGATTCCTGGCTGCCGGTGGACCTGTACATCGGGGGCGTGGAGCACGCCGTCCTGCACCTGCTCTACTCGCGTTTCATCGTCAAGGTGCTGCAGGACGCCGGGCACCTGGGGTTCGCGGAGCCGTTCCGGGCGCTTTTCACGCAGGGGATGATCTGCAAGCAGAGCCACGTCTGCCGGCGCTGCCTGCGGGTCGTGACGGACGACCCCAACGTGCGCGAGCCGTGCCGCTGCGACCTGGGCATGAGCCTGGAGCGTCGCCTGCGGGAGGGCGTCGAGGTGCTCTCCAGCGCCGAGAAGATGAGCAAGTCCAAGGGGAACGTGGTCACACCGGACCACGTCATCCGCCAGTATGGGGCCGACACCCTGCGGCTCTACACGCTGGCGATCGGGCCGCCGGAGAAGGACGCCGAGTGGCAGGACAGCGGCATCGTGGGCTACCATCGGTTCCTGAACCGCCTGTGGGATTCGATCGTCGGGCACAGGACGGGATTCGAGGCGATCCCCCGGCAACTGCCCGACGCGGGCGGGCTGGCGCCGGAGAGCCGACGCGTCTACCGGCAGGTGCATGCGACGATCAAGCGCGTGACCGAGGACATCGAGCAGCGGTGGCACTTCAACACGGCGATCGCCTCGGTCATCGCCCTGCTCAACGAGGTCCAGAAGCTTCCCGTGCTCGGAAGCTACGTGGGCACGGAGACCGACGAGGAGCAGCGCGACTTCAACCTGTTCCGGTTCGCCCTGGAGAGCATCGTGCAACTGCTGGCGCCGTTTGTGCCGCACGTGGCCGAGGAGCTGTGGGGCCGCATGGGCAATCCGGCGAGCATCTTCGAGCAGGGATGGCCGGAGTTCGACCCCGAGGCGGCCCGCAGCGAGGAAGTGGAACTGCCCGTGCAGGTGAACGGTCGGGTGCGCGAGCGGCTGGTGGTCGAGCGCGACGAAGACGAGGAACTCGTCCGGGAGAAGGCGCTGAGCCTGGAGAACGTGCGGCGCTACGTCGAAGGCAAGGAACTCGTGCAGTGCGTTGTGGTGCCCAACCGCATCGTGAGCATCGTGGTGCGATGACGGCCGGGGCGGCGGAGTCCTTCGAACGGGTGTTCGGCGCGCGGCCGCCGGGGCTGCAGTGCGCCCGCGCTCCGGGCCGCGTGAACCTGCTCGGGGAGCATACGGACTACAACGGGGGGTTCGTCCTGCCCATCGCCGTCGACCGGGCCGTGCGGGTCTGCTTCCGGGCGGCCGCCGGGCCGGTGCGGCTCTGGTCGGAAGACGCCGGCTCCTGGGCGGCCTTCGAACTGGCGGACCTCCGGCCGCCGCCCCCCGGCGGCGGTGCGCCGCCCGGCGACGGCGCGCCCGATTGGGGCGCCTACGCGCGGGGCGTGGCCTGGGCGCTGCAGGAGGCGGGCCACCGGCTGCGCGCGATCCAGGGGGTGGTGAGCGGCGACGTGCCCATGGGCTCGGGGCTCAGCTCGTCGGCCGCGCTCGAGGTGGCGGTGGGGACGGCGTTCTGCGCGGCGGCCGGGCTGCAGATCGACGGGCGGGCGCTGGCCCTGGCCTGCCAGCGGGCGGAACACGCGTTCACCGGCGTCCGCTGCGGCGTCATGGACCAGTTCGCCAGCATCCACGGCCGGTCGGGATGCGCGCTGCTGCTGGACTGCCGTTCGTTGGACTTCGAGGAGGTGCCGCTGGACGCGGCGGCCGTGCGCGTGGTGGTGTGCAACACCGGCGTGCGGCATGCGCTCGGGCAGTCGGCCTACAACGAGCGTCGGGCGAGCTGCGAGCGGGCGGTGGAGCGGCTGTCGCGGCGTCTGCAGGGCGTGCGGGAGCTTCGCGACGTCTCGCCGGCCGCCCTGCGTCGGGAGGCGGACGTTCTGGATGCGGTGACCCTCCGCCGCGCCCGGCACGTGGTGGGCGAGATCGCGCGGACGGTCGAGGGCGCTGACGCGCTGAGGGTGTGCGATTATGTTCGATTCGGACACTTGATGTTCGAGTCGCACGCCAGCCTGCGCGACGATTACGAGGTAAGCTGCCGGGAGCTGGACCTCATGGTCGATCTGGCGCGGGGGCGGCCGGGCCTCTACGGCGCGCGCATGGTCGGGGCGGGGTTCGGCGGGTGCACCGTCAACCTGGTGAGCGCGGAGGCGGCGGGGGAGTTCGCGCGCGCGATGGCGTCCGATTACCGGGCGCGGACGGGCACGTCGCCGGAGGTCTACGAGTTCCGGGCCGGTGCGGGGGCCGAGGTGCGCGCATGCTGAGGTGCGGCGCTATCGGCGCGCGACCTCGGCCAGGATGCGCACGATCTCGCCGAGCTGGTGTTCCTGGGTGTACTCCAGGGCGAGCGCGCGGGCGGCCCGGGAGCCGGCCTCGAGGGTCGGCGCGTCCATGTAGTGCTCCAGGAACCCGGCGAGCTGGGCCGAATCGGAGGGGTCGCGGAGGTAGAGGCCGCTCTGGCCGGGCGTGAGCAGCTCGTAGGCGCCGTTGTGGAGGCTCGTCAGGGCGGGCAGGCCGCATGCGAGCCCCTCCATGGTCACGTTTGCGCAGGGATCGTAGTAGCTGGGAAGCACCAGCAGGTCGGCGGCCGCGTAATAGGGGGCGGGCGCCACGGCCCCCACGAAGCGCATCCTGTCGGCCGCGCCGCAGCGATCGGCGAAGGCGCGCGCCGTGCGCTCACGCCCCCGCCCGACCACCAGGGCGTAGACCGGCTGCGGGGCGTCCTTGCGGGCCAGTATGCCGACGGCCTCGATGAACGTGAAGAGGCCCTTGCGCCGCCAGTCGTGGCCCACGAACACGCCCACCAGCGCGTCGGGCGGGAGGCGCAGCTCTGCGCGTACGCGCGGCCGGTGCTCCCGGCGAAGCGCCGGGTGGAGACGCGCGCAGTCCGCGCCGTTGTAGACCACCTGCACGCGCGCCGCCATGGCGGGGTAGTGGCGGGCGATCTCGCGGCGCACCATGTCGGAGTTGGCGATGATGCACCTCGGCCCGGGCGGTGCGTAGAGCCGGTCGTCGATATGGATGCGCAGCCGTTCGCGCACGCTGAGCGCGCGCGACAGCCGGTTGAACGCCCGTGCGGGCAGGCCGCGGTAGCTTCTCTGGCGCTGGCGCACGTACTCGCGCTGAACGCCTCCGCCCGGCCGCACCACGTCGGCGCCCCAGCACTTCTGGTCGCTGAAGGTCACCTCGGCGTCCTCGCGGGCCAGGGCCGCCCGTGCGGCGCGGGCCAGGGCCAGGTCGCGGAACGCCCGCGGCACCCGGGGCAGCGCCAGCGGCACGATCTGCACGCCCTCGGCGCCCGCCGCCTCCGCGGCGCCCGCCGCCTCCGCGGCGGCCGGCGCCTCCG from Candidatus Brocadiaceae bacterium encodes the following:
- a CDS encoding TSUP family transporter, with product MGLGDIAAWQWVGAVVSAVLVGLSKAGFGTGAGLLAVPLMTVALGPETALPVMLLVLITGDVFSLLHYREQHDGRALAGLIPGLVVGVGGGWLALDWFLALPGGEVWMMRAIGCLSIAFVGIQCLRGLQERRLGTEAPAYRPRLWHGVAVGAAAGVSSTVAHAGGPLIALFLLPQKLPKKVLVGTMIKYFFLGNLVKLLPYAQSGLMTSRNGVLALILVPAVVVGTVLGVVLHARFSDRAFRAIVYVLALLAGLLLLARSGRPTAPPAPSEAPPGQASAVEVGDPFDRGLDAYRRADWPAAAEAFRQAARAAGARRDPALLNLGLALYRAGRLAAAEDVFGGLGQAPDPLVGAAALLNAGNCAYRTARWDEAMGRYARAVGVCAGVCAPGQQQAGLREVRARAEHNLALARRRVTHPPLPGPAGGTPQAHTGRGEGAALPGAEGGRDVRDVLTGSAAGSEPDGAEGTRDLSAVLAAVARRDTGPVLARSQPPAVGGRRW
- a CDS encoding aminotransferase class I/II-fold pyridoxal phosphate-dependent enzyme is translated as MPLLEKARQFTDSDAVKEAGLYPYFRPVSSAQDTEVVMNGRKVIMLGSNSYLGLTTHPEVKAAAQKAIEVYGTGCAGSRFLNGTLDIHLELEETLARLVGKEAAILYSTGFQANLGAISTLVGKDDYVITDREDHASIVDGCRLSFGTFVRFNHNDMASLEGRLQELPIEAGKLIVVDGVFSMTGDIAELTSICELAERYQAGVMVDDAHAMGVLGPRGEGTAAHFGLTDRVQIIMATFSKSFASLGGFIAADLETIEYLKHKSRPLIFSASISPPNAAATLAAVRIMLREPERIRRLWRNTRMMTEGLRAEGFNTGNCQTPIVPVHVGDMHTCFRMCKRLDEEGVFVNPVVAPAVGPNEALLRISLMATHSEEQIQFALDKVKLVGQELGVI
- a CDS encoding GNAT family N-acetyltransferase — translated: MGTAVCAVTSRADMGRFIRYPLALYADAPLFVPHLLSERKRFFGPSNPLFAFTEVCYLLARDDSGRLVGRTSAHVNRRHNQYWDDRTGFFGFFECERDAGVARALLAGAEDWLRARGMDAVRGPLNFSTNEECGFLAEGFDRPPSFMMPYTKPYYPDLMAECGYRGAMDLVAYEYDRQGAIPERVARYADRAARAGAVVRPVDMRRFEADVRAAFTVYNDAWARNWGFVPMSEPQFAHMARELKSIVEPSFALIAEVDGRPVGFLLALPDYNTVLKRMNGRLWPLGIFRFLLARRRMHRVRVLTMGVVPELRRRGIEMALIYQMFRNGYERGYDEGEFSWVLEDNVLMRRVLERFGARATKTYRIFEKAL
- a CDS encoding NAD-dependent epimerase/dehydratase family protein, with the protein product MKVLLTGANGFVGSHVLDGLLAAGHDARLLLRETSNTRFIADHLARTEVRYGSLDAPEPLRGAVAGVDAVIHCAGVTKAARRAAYHAANAAGALHVAEACNASEATVRRLVLISSLAATGPGTVEAPARADGPARPVSEYGRSKLEGERHVRERCRVPWTILRPAAVYGPRDRDFLLVFRGVRGRLVPVFGGSKPLSLVYVEDLADCVLRALDAEHGAGGTYHVAHPDPVTQRAFMRAIEAAVGARPVHVRVPGLAVTAACAARGAWARLSGRPGILSMDKAAELRAPGWVCDTADAARDLGFEASTRLADGLGRTAEWYAEAGWLRHG
- a CDS encoding phosphatase PAP2 family protein, whose translation is MDEHKGGYRLVDWLTQGYLAVVAAGIVLFGPGRLAHWPLYLLAHAVAMALVHGLIRRAEGDGRPAVRFVRAFYPFLLYSFFYSETHLLDDLIVTRHLDGAFIDMDQRLFGRQLCRAMMAAHPQAWVAELLYFAYFSYYVMVFGVGLALYRLRPRRHFRRYVTVLSVVFYVCYLTYIVLPVMGPHGTHVGVVFSGTLASVGPLTAPPSVRSAVFYRIMVRLYDLVEPEGGAAFPSSHVAVALTTLWFTWTHFRKVRLAHLVLVILLCISTVYCGYHYAVDVLGGIVTAALLAPAGLWMVRRAEARQRGSVREGVRVPAAAGAGCGSSDA
- a CDS encoding type III pantothenate kinase; the protein is MAPTTRTQCLLALDVGNTSVKGAWITRDAIRPVLRVPTRPVEDLPDRLRTALASPDLPCGLRCLVASVCPAADGAIAAALEPRARPEFFGRDLAVPLTALVRHPGRVGVDRLLLALAAREEAGAPCIVVSAGTAITVDLVDPEGRFAGGAIAPGLALGARALHASTALLPRVTPRVPATAVGTDTDSAVASGVYWACAGGVTALAARYRDLPGCDCAPLVCTGTDAPLLLGALPEPGTRHVSDLIFRGMARAVAAAAG